The genomic segment CTGATCTGTTGACTGAATAACATACATGGTCAGTCTTCCTTTTCAAGTGCCCTGAGCAACTCTTCTGCGTTTTTTAATGTATGTATGCGTTTGGCATTCACATCCTTCAGTGAAGCGCTGACTCGTGCAGCATATGCGGCACTTAGCTCTTCAATGAGTTCGCTGTAAAGCTTTTCAGAAAGAATTACATATTGCGGCTTATTGTCCTTAATAATATATACCGGGCCTTCTTCGATTTTTTCGTCCACCGCTTTCATACCCCGTTCCATTATTTCCTGTTCCGCAACAGTATTCATGACGATACCTCCAAAAGTGCTTAACATGGTTCTCGAATTATATTATGTGTCAGTCCTGTATGCAATCAGATTCGGACAAGATTTTAATATAAACAAAGACTTATCTTTCTCAAAACAATCCTCTGCATGCCATCCCAATAGAAGCTTTCGATGGGAAGCTGGGCAATGTTGAGGGGGAACCGGGCTCAAATCTTTATCCTTGACAACTAATTCCAATTCTAAATCAAGGATGAAATCAAGGCGGCAAGGAAGAGGCGACGTAGGCGTACGGTAATAGTACGTCGGAGGAGCAGATGACAAAGCCAACGAAGATAGCGCCTTGATTTAGAATTGGAATAACTGTTCAAATCCGTTTTAGAACAGATGTTTTACATCTTTCTGCACATTGACAAAGAGGGTGAGCTGTCGTATACTCCAATGGGTTTTTTGAAAACCATACCCGATTAGCCTGACCAGAGGAAAAACAGCTCTATGCGTTACGCTCTACAGATGTGGAAAAATACCCGGATGATAGTTCTCACTGCAGTGTGTGCTGCAATTTACGCTGCAACGCTTATCGTCTTCAAGACTGCTATTCCCCTTATTCCCGGTATAACGGAGGTTAGGGTTGCAGGCATTTTTCCCATGATTTTCGGCATCCTTTTTGGCCCTGCAGGTGCCTGGGGGCTTGGGTTTGGCAACCTCATCGGGGACATCTTTGGAGGCACTCTGGGACCTTCATCCATCGCAGGTATGGCAGGCAATTTTCTCCTCGGCTATCTCCCCTATACTATGTGGATACATTTGGTCCCTTTTTCGGAAAAGACATATTGTTGGGACAGGAGGAGCTGGCGAAGCTGGGCGAGCTACATAATAATCACCATAGTCTCCAGCGCAGCCTGTGCCGTAGTAATCAGCGTTATAGTGGACAGCCTCGGGATCGTACCATATGCGGTGCTTTCCAAGATTATCACCC from the Pseudomonadota bacterium genome contains:
- a CDS encoding prevent-host-death protein, with translation MNTVAEQEIMERGMKAVDEKIEEGPVYIIKDNKPQYVILSEKLYSELIEELSAAYAARVSASLKDVNAKRIHTLKNAEELLRALEKED
- a CDS encoding QueT transporter family protein yields the protein MRYALQMWKNTRMIVLTAVCAAIYAATLIVFKTAIPLIPGITEVRVAGIFPMIFGILFGPAGAWGLGFGNLIGDIFGGTLGPSSIAGMAGNFLLGYLPYTMWIHLVPFSEKTYCWDRRSWRSWASYIIITIVSSAACAVVISVIVDSLGIVPYAVLSKIITLNDTVGSLVGVILLIAVYDVAVKQLGLLWTDIMEVGEIKKGFLRPVAVWLITAGVIFGLFGGLIPGIPSITAGWISTAIIITGSLIL